The genomic interval AGGGATATTTGGCCAGAGTTTAGAGGACACAGTCCAGTATGAAAAGAAGTTTGGCCATCGCCTGGCACCTCTTCTGGTGGAGCAGTGTGTGGACTTCATAAGGGAACGAGGTCTGGATGAAGAGGGTCTCTTTCGGATGCCAGGGCAGGCTAACCTGGTAAAGGATCTACAGGAAGCCTTTGACTGTGGGGATAAGCCTCTATTTGACAGGTAGATGAAAGGTCATCTACATTCCCTGTTATTGAATACAAAATAAATGCTGATTTGTTCAGCTGGAAGTAGaagtggtggtagaggtagtggtggtCAATTATTGACGATAGCTGTGATAGTGTTCACACAGTACGCCTACATAATGTATAGCCTACCTTTAAATCCTTCCACTACAATACCGTAGGCCACTAGGCCTTTAGCATTTGGATATTGTGATTCACAGTTAGTAGGCAACTTTAGATAACTCTTTCGTGCCCCATTGCAGTAACACTGACGTCCACACAGTGGCGTCCCTGCTGAAGCTCTACCTCCGTGAGCTGCCTGAGCCTGTGGTCCCTTTCTCCAAGTATGAGGACTTCCTTGCCTGTGCTCAGCTGCTGGCCAAAGACGCGGAGGTGGTAAGAAACAGTTCTCTACACTAGTTCTTGTCATGTTAGTACTCACACTATGACTGAAGCCAAAGAGACAAACTGCTCTGTCATTGGATAAAAACCAGTGTTTAAGTACATTATGTCTGTGTGAAGAAACAAAAGCTGTTGTGATACTGTATGTCATAGGTTCTCATCTTATCTTCTTAGGGTGTACAGGAGCTGGGAAAGCAAGTGAGCAATCTTCCTCCAGCCAACTACAATCTCCTGAAGTACATATGCAAGTACGTCCACAAACATCCAACTCCCGTCTTTAGAAGATCACAATTATCTCATTTTATCACAGTCACATTTTCATATCTTTCTTATTCTGTCCCACCGTGCCGTGCCTTCTTTAAAGGTTTCTTGATGAGGTCCAGTCTCACGCAATCAAAAACAAGATGAGTGTACAGAACCTGGCCACTGTATTTGGACCAAATATCCTCCGGCCCAAAATGGAGGACCCAGTGGTAATTATGGAAGGTATGAACAAACTCTCATTCATTTTATATCATACTGATATTAATAGGCACTGTATTAATCATCTGAGACTTTCCTGATATTTTTTCATTCAAATGGCTGGGAAGTATGATGCAGAGAAGATACGGTACATTAGCTTATGGAAAGTAGAGTACCGAAACACTTTACTATTGCATGCTATCTATTCATGACTCATCCACTCTATGTCCAGTTCACAAAACATATACGAATCCAAAGTAGAACAGCATTGTACAGTATGGATCCTTATACCTTTTTATTGTTTCCTGTAAAGGGACCTCCCTAGTCCAGAGCCTCATGACCGTACTGATCAGTGAGCATAAACGTCTGTATTCGGGGAGGGGGGAGCTGGAGGTCCCTGTTCCCCAGCCAGAGGTAACCCTCCAAGGCCAAAAGCTCCAGCAGCACAGCATCGGTGGCTGGATTTCTGAGGAGGACCTCCAGAGCTGTCCCACCAACCCCAACGAGGACCTCAcctgcagcagcgcctcttctcTGGATGCTAAACTCTGCGCTGCCACCACCCCTCCACTCAGACTCGCTCCTTCAGGGAAGGGGGAGACGGTGGTCAGCCCCAGCAAGCAGACCAAGAATGTTCCCTCCTGGAAGTACTCCTTCAAGGGCTCCTCCACGCCGCGGCCCCCTCCTCAGGCCAAGCCGTCCATTTGCGCGGCTGACGTCAGCGCGTCCTATAGTGGAAACTGGCTGATGAACGGGCTGTCCTCTCTGAGGAGCCACAGGCGCACCGCCTCGGGGGAGCGTGTCAGGGACTCCACCAGCTCTTCCCAGAGACTGTCCACCTATGACAACGTCACCTCTTCCTCCAGCATGGGCAGTGTCCCTAGCGTAGCCAGCACGCCTTGGTCCACATCCTCCTGTGAAATCGCCGCACCTGACTCAGGCAGCGAGCCCTCAGGGCCTAACTGTGGTAACGGGAAGGGTCTAGGGGAGTGCCAGTGGCAGGAGCTAGCCTCACCCCAGCGCCAGGGCCAGATGGGAGGCCGGGAGGAGGACAGAGTTGGAGATAGGGTCTCAGAGCAAGAACATGACAGCAGTGAAGCCATGGAGCTGTGTGTTAGCAGCGCAGGCTGCAGTGACAATGGGAACACCATAGCCAATATGTTGGTGCCGTCCATCTTGACGCCGGAAGACCTTGACGGAGGCTCCAAAGTACTTACCAGCCTGGTGGAGGGTCTGAAGGACGAGCTGAGGAAACAGAAGGTGGCCTATGAGACCATCATCAAAAAGTAAGTCTGCAGGCTGCAAATCAGTCAACAATCTTACTCAGGTTACTTGCAGGTATTGAGGAGTGCCGGCTCTACAGTTGTGTAAATCAACCTACGTATGTACCCCCTGCAGGCTGGAGGAGTCGAGTGCTGCTCTGTGCGCTCAGATGGAGCATCTGGAGCAGGAGATGGAGCAGGAGAGGAAGAAGCAGCGCATGCTGGAGATCAAGCTCCGCAACTCAGACCGAGGCCGTCACGATGCAGAGAACAGGAACCGGCTCCTG from Salmo salar chromosome ssa28, Ssal_v3.1, whole genome shotgun sequence carries:
- the LOC106589345 gene encoding rho GTPase-activating protein 22-like, which gives rise to MTAMLSPKIRQTKRARSKSMVMGDVSRGPIRPSSPSLQEGALKAGWLKKQRSIMKNWQLKWFVLRSDQLYFYKDEEETKPQGCIPLQGCQVNELTANPEEPGRHLFEIVPGGTGGEKDRAAISHEAFLLLANSQSDMDDWVKAIRRVIWAPFGGGIFGQSLEDTVQYEKKFGHRLAPLLVEQCVDFIRERGLDEEGLFRMPGQANLVKDLQEAFDCGDKPLFDSNTDVHTVASLLKLYLRELPEPVVPFSKYEDFLACAQLLAKDAEVGVQELGKQVSNLPPANYNLLKYICKFLDEVQSHAIKNKMSVQNLATVFGPNILRPKMEDPVVIMEGTSLVQSLMTVLISEHKRLYSGRGELEVPVPQPEVTLQGQKLQQHSIGGWISEEDLQSCPTNPNEDLTCSSASSLDAKLCAATTPPLRLAPSGKGETVVSPSKQTKNVPSWKYSFKGSSTPRPPPQAKPSICAADVSASYSGNWLMNGLSSLRSHRRTASGERVRDSTSSSQRLSTYDNVTSSSSMGSVPSVASTPWSTSSCEIAAPDSGSEPSGPNCGNGKGLGECQWQELASPQRQGQMGGREEDRVGDRVSEQEHDSSEAMELCVSSAGCSDNGNTIANMLVPSILTPEDLDGGSKVLTSLVEGLKDELRKQKVAYETIIKKLEESSAALCAQMEHLEQEMEQERKKQRMLEIKLRNSDRGRHDAENRNRLLEREMEDFFSTLGDLTLGARTSNI